One part of the Mariniblastus fucicola genome encodes these proteins:
- a CDS encoding class I SAM-dependent methyltransferase, with protein sequence MEDAHKFRTKSTDIDNVLPPVSTWPAEKLRRFRYTDLEGNRVPLEPAEFAHFDPWPLPKPVDREGYATEENSDRYWVSGLADWQNVSSAMDRYLQNPGKLRLLDFGCASGRFLRHALAHAGEHANLWGSDLAPANANWIKRHLPAAIRCEVNSTEPKLSFEDGSFDVVTAFSVFTHIDEHEIDWLLELGRTVRPGGILYLTIHNDATWKKVADRTATLKQFENQNRFDDNQQIDAEALAGPLPEERMVFRKNEGDVYYCNVWHSDAYIHREWGQHFEILQIADNAHGNFQTPVIMRKR encoded by the coding sequence ATGGAAGACGCTCACAAATTCAGGACCAAATCGACCGACATCGACAACGTGTTGCCGCCTGTTTCGACATGGCCGGCAGAGAAGCTTCGTCGGTTCCGCTACACGGATCTCGAGGGGAATCGAGTGCCGTTAGAGCCTGCCGAGTTTGCTCATTTTGATCCGTGGCCGCTGCCGAAACCCGTTGATCGGGAGGGGTACGCAACCGAAGAGAACTCGGATCGCTATTGGGTTTCTGGTTTGGCGGATTGGCAAAATGTTAGCAGTGCGATGGATCGTTATCTGCAAAATCCGGGAAAGCTTCGCCTGTTGGATTTCGGCTGTGCTTCAGGCCGATTTCTGCGACACGCGTTGGCCCACGCGGGAGAGCACGCGAATCTTTGGGGCAGCGATCTGGCTCCAGCCAACGCGAACTGGATCAAGCGACATTTGCCCGCCGCGATTCGGTGCGAAGTCAATTCGACGGAGCCAAAGCTCTCTTTTGAAGACGGCAGCTTCGATGTGGTGACGGCGTTTTCGGTGTTCACGCATATCGATGAGCATGAAATCGATTGGCTGTTGGAACTCGGACGAACCGTGCGGCCTGGCGGGATTTTGTATCTAACGATCCACAACGATGCGACGTGGAAAAAAGTTGCAGATCGAACTGCGACACTGAAACAGTTTGAAAACCAGAATCGGTTTGATGACAATCAGCAGATCGACGCAGAGGCTCTGGCAGGTCCGCTACCGGAAGAGCGGATGGTATTTCGCAAGAATGAAGGCGATGTTTACTACTGCAATGTGTGGCACAGCGATGCATACATCCACCGCGAGTGGGGCCAGCATTTTGAGATCCTGCAAATCGCCGACAATGCTCACGGAAATTTCCAAACGCCGGTGATCATGCGAAAACGGTAG